The following are from one region of the Salvia hispanica cultivar TCC Black 2014 chromosome 1, UniMelb_Shisp_WGS_1.0, whole genome shotgun sequence genome:
- the LOC125202593 gene encoding uncharacterized protein LOC125202593, translated as MAKKRKSEATRLDEVDRGMYTTFCSAANSLSQLYTHAMHQQRLSFQAGERHSMDKLYNWILRQQEHGIRVTSGDILAYLQNELDYGTEEPPPSPRLPLQQPQTNNLMQLPQTGLPISSNSFGPATVGQGLRVGNSDQSKNSVFSNALSSPVRRTLQHYHLSQGGFSSNNAIRNNENSTNQNRDTNPSSNDTSMDMHSDSPGHDSPY; from the exons ATGGCCAAGAAGAGGAAATCCGAAGCCACGCGCCTCGATGAGGTCGATCGAGGGATGTACACCACTTTCTGCAGCGCGGCCAACTCCCTCTCCCAACTCTACACGCACGCGATGCACCAGCAGCGCCTCTCCTTCCAAGCCGGTGAACGCCACTCGATG GATAAGCTTTACAATTGGATATTAAGACAGCAAGAGCACGGAATTAGAGTGACGAGTGGCGACATACTCGCATATCTGCAG AACGAACTTGATTATGGAACAGAAGAACCTCCCCCATCCCCAAGGCTTCCCCTGCAGCAACCACAGACTAATAATTTAATGCAGTTACCTCAAACAGGACTTCCCATATCTTCTAATTCATTTGGTCCTGCAACTGTTGGACAAGGACTTCGTGTAGGAAATTCAGATCAAAGTAAGAATTCTGTGTTTTCAAATGCTCTCTCTAGTCCAGTGCGTCGGACTCTCCAGCACTATCACTTATCACAGGGCGGTTTCTCCTCTAACAATGCCATACGGAATAATGAGAACAGCACCAATCAAAACAGAGACACCAACCCAAGTTCCAACGACACATCAATGGATATGCATTCTGACAGTCCAGGTCACGACTCTCCTTACTGA
- the LOC125195706 gene encoding uncharacterized protein LOC125195706 → MDKFRMEAYDSSSIYKERMKAYHDRMISPRELTLGDVVLLHNSRLSLFPGKLRSKWTGPYMIKKIYDSGTVELLAPDGQLFQANGHRVKKYYSSDKIVEEEVDLEKPPKE, encoded by the coding sequence ATGGACAAATTTAGGATGGAGGCTTACGACAGTTCATCAATTTATAAGGAACGAATGAAGGCTTACCACGACCGTATGATCAGCCCGCGAGAGCTCACGCTGGGGGATGTAGTTCTGTTGCACAATTCGAGACTTTCTCTATTCCCCGGAAAGTTGAGGTCTAAATGGACCGGCCCGTACATGATCAAGAAGATATATGATAGTGGAACAGTGGAATTGCTAGCTCCGGATGGACAATTATTTCAAGCCAATGGCCATCGTGTGAAAAAGTATTACAGTTCGGACAAGATAGTGGAGGAGGAGGTTGATCTAGAGAAACCACCCAAGGAGTAA